From the genome of Miscanthus floridulus cultivar M001 chromosome 10, ASM1932011v1, whole genome shotgun sequence, one region includes:
- the LOC136488657 gene encoding glycine-rich protein 2-like, producing the protein MSRRRETQRVRRRGGEGAAVGGRRGGGGSGVARRIWDGTGQGGEGPRPAAGGRRGGSGSGVAQRIHGSTGQGGEGPGPAAGERRGGEGSATGRRRGGEGPGPAAGGRQ; encoded by the coding sequence ATGAGTCGACGTCGGGAGACCCAGAGAGTCcggaggagaggaggggagggggcggccgtcggcgggaggagaggaggcggtGGATCCGGGGTGGCGCGGCGGATCTGGGACGGCACAgggcaaggaggggaggggccgagGCCAGCCGCTGGCGggaggagaggaggcagcggatCCGGGGTGGCGCAGCGGATCCATGGCAGCACGgggcaaggaggggaggggccggggccAGCCGCCGGtgagaggagaggaggggaggggtcgGCCACTGgcaggaggagaggaggggaggggccggggccGGCCGCTGGCGGGAGGCAGTGA
- the LOC136488658 gene encoding protein GID8 homolog — translation MASSKKVVTHDEWEWKLRDVKIRKEDMNRLVMNFLITEGFVDAADKFCIESGTQPEIDLATITDRMEVKRAIQSGNVQEAIEKINDLNPTEGSAHFYIQDNAIGELLDVSQRLKTASEVNAAILTSQSHEKG, via the exons atggcatcctcgaaGAAGGTTGTGACCCATGACGAGTGGGAGTGGAAGCTCCGCGATGTCAAGATCCGCAAGGAGGATATGAACCGCCTCGTCATGAACTTTCTCATCACCGAGGGCTTCGTTGACGCCGCCGATAAGTTCTGCATCGAGTCCGGCACCCAGC CGGAGATTGACCTAGCGACCATCACGGATCGAATGGAGGTTAAGAGAGCAATACAGTCAGGTAATGTTCAGGAGGCGATCGAGAAAATCAACGATCTTAACCCCACG GAGGGTTCGGCTCATTTTTACATACAAGATAATGCTATTGGGGAACTATTGGATGTTTCTCAACGTTTGAAGACTGCAAGTGAAGTTAATGCTGCTATTCTTACAAGCCAAAGTCATGAGAAAGGTTAG